In Gopherus evgoodei ecotype Sinaloan lineage chromosome 7, rGopEvg1_v1.p, whole genome shotgun sequence, the sequence GGGATTGATGGATTAGGGCTGTGGCTTCCCACATTGCTTTCTGGTCATGAGATCCATTTATAGGGAAgcagtgtggcctaatggatagtgCATTAGATTGGGATTTGgaggacctgggttctgttcctagctctgccctaTCTGTAAAAAGGAATAATGTTTACAACAAACTGAGTTTTACCTGCTAACACCAACCCCAAGACACCTTTTACAGTGTAGCTTGTACCCTTGAGAGCTGCATACAAAAGTGAGGTTACTGACCAAGGAACAGGTAGCACATTGTACTGCTTGGGACAGTCTTACTGGTGCTTTACACCTTCAAATATTTACTCTGTCTAATGCAAAATGGTAGTCACCTGCTGATACCTATTCTGTACCTCTTTCCTCTACAGACAGCGGTGAGCAAgtcttggttgatgtggaagataaaagcaacaaagagataGTAGAGCACGTTAAAAAAATCTTGGGTAAAAGCGAGTAAGTAAACATACTTCACAACCTGAGAAGTCATTGTCTCCTCTCTGATAGAACTGTAATGTCACAGCATTGGCTGATGGGTTGAAAGTGGACAGGGCCTCTTAAACCAGGaggtttagaacagtggttctcaacctttcctgaCTACTATGTCCCTTTCAAGAGTCtggtttgtcttgtgtacccccaagtttcacctcacttaaacttacaaaatcagacataaaaatacaaaagtgtcacagcacgctattactgaaaaatgctgACTCTCATTTGTAACCATATTataaaatcagttggaatattaatatggtacttacatttcagtatatagtatacagagcagtataaacaaatcatctatgaaatatttgtattcatttcgctagtgctttttatgtagcctgttgtaaaactaggcaaatatgtagatgagttgatgtaccactGGTTTAGAAGAAAGGGGACCTGATCTCCCCCCTGTGGCTGAGAGAAATGTGCTATTGACAAAGTAAAGCTGCTCCAGGCTAAGTGGATGGGAATTCTTTCTACAAGTCAGTCCTAGAAAGGTTGTTTGGCTGCTAGCAGCCATTACTATGTGAGATGCTGCCCTTTggtgtatgaaaaaaaaaatgcatcaccATTCTTTTTAGAcggggggggcaggtggaggagaggaagaaataCAGCCTTCTTAACAGCtaattgtttttcctcttccagGGAAACACTACAAAAAGAGGAGCAAGAGAAAAAGCAGCTCTCTCATCCTGCAACCTTTGGATCCAAAAAATATCACCTGCGTGaatgtatgtgtgaaattgaagGCCAGATTCCCTGTCCTGGTTTAGTACCGCTGCCTAAAGAGATGACTGGCAAATATAAAGCTGCCATGAAAGAAAAAGCCACATCCTGATTTAACAGATCAGACAGTTCTGCTGACATTCAAAGTGCAGACAGACATAGGATACAAGGTGCTTCATAGCCTCTCCCTACACGCCAAAAAAAACTGGTCCATGTTATTAGATGAAAGTTCTTGATTCACAAGAGGTCTTTTTGTAGATATGGTTGGACCCATTAATGTTGGTTACTCAGACAagtagaagaaaatatttttaaataaatctttttaaaacttCAGCTTATTCTATTTTTCGGTAAATTCTCCTGTCCAGCAAAGCTTCCTCTCAGCCTTGTATCCTGAGTTGCTTATATAAGAGGGAGTGCCCTGTGTCAGGTTCATCTGCCTTTAATCAAAGAACTATACTTCTGAGTAGGCGCTGTAACTTAAGGGTGACATGACCCAATAGTTCTGCTTCAATTTCCCCAACAGTAAAATGGGACTATAACCTTATAAACATCTACTTGTCCCTGGTAATAGTTCCACAAAGAAGCGGAACCAAAAGAAGCCGGCTCTTGTAATTCACTTTAAGGGGAGAAGAAGTGAATTGATGACATGAGATGGAGCTTACATGTAATGGGAGAAGGGAGCACAGGATGCTGTGAAAGAGAAGGTTCAACatatggaagacaggagacattccagaagattggaaaaggtcagatatagtgcccatctataaaaagggaaataaggacaacctggggaattacagcccagtcagtttaacttctatacctggaaagataatggagcaaataattaagcaatcagtttgcaaacacctagaagataaggtgataaaagcatggatttgtcaagaacaaatagtgtcaaaccaacctgacagctttctttgacagggtaacaagccttgtggttgggggggaagcagtagatgtagtatatcttgcctttagtaaggcttttgatatgtcttgcatgaccttctcataaacaaactagagaaaaacAACCTAGATGGcactactataaggtaggtgcataaatggctggaaaatcattcccagagagtagttatcagtggttcagtcatgctggaaaggcataatgagtggggtcctgcagggattggttctgttcaatatcttcattaatgacttagataatggcatagagagtaaacttacaaagtttgtggatgataccaagctgggagggattgcaagcactttggaggataggattaaaattcaaaatgatctggtcaaactggagaaatggtctgaagtaaataagatgaaattcaataaggacaaatgcaaagtactccacttaggaaggaacaatcagttcttctgctctactctgtgctgattaggcctcaactggagtatggggtccagttctggacaccacatttcaggaaagatgtggacaaactggagagagtccagggaagagcaataaaaatgatgaaaggtctagaaaccaTGACCtagaagggaagattgaaaaaaaataggTTTAGTCTGGAAAGAGAAGatgaggggacatgagaacagtttttaagtacataaaaggttgttacaaggaggagggagaaaaattatttttcttaacctctgagtttaggataagaagcaatgggcttaaattgcagcaagggaggtttaggttggacattaggaaaaacgtcctgtcagagtggttaagcagtggtataaattgcctagggaggttgtggaatctccatcattgaggatttttaagagcaggttggtcaaacagctgtcagggatggtctatataatacttagtcctgccttgagtgcaggggactgaactagatgacctcttgaggtcccttcaagttctgtgattctatgagaaAGGCAAGGAGCAGCAGAAACAGATTTGAGACTAttgaaataaaacaagttacactGCAGGTAACTAAATACAGGGAACCTTGCAAAATTATCATGTGCCTAACCGCCCAATCTACTTTTCCCTACTCCCAGGGTGAAACTAATATCTGCTTACTAAACTAAGTAGCCTTAGGATGGATCTTCAAACTTTAGTCAAGCAGGGTGGGTGAGGGAGGTGTATTTTACCTTGTCCACCCAGATACCACCACTCCGGGTTGAGAAAATACAGTTCCCATATCAACTGATGAGATCCTACACGTATAAGGAAGAGGTGCTGAGTAGCTATTGGTAGTACCCAGTATGTTAAAcaagtctgatttttttaaatgggtccAAGATGTGCTCTGGTATTGTCAGCAACAGTGTTGCAAGAAATGAAATGCAGACTAATACAGGCCAGTTTTAAAAGATTAAACCtattcaggggtgaaagtaataaaTTTTTACCAGTATGGGGCCGGCTCCAGCCCCTGGAAggggtcagcctcccccagcgAGCCCATCCAcactgcctggcccctgccactCAGGGCTCCAGCGGCGATttaaaagggtctggggctctggccgctgccACAGCAGCCTCGGGCTCTTTTAAATCGTTggccctggagcagctgccacCCCCATCGGTGGCCCTGACAGTAGGGTCCCCACCGGCAGGGCCACCGACATGGAAGGGGCAGTAACATGAAAGCACCGCCACCgcagcactttaatgtgggcTGTATACAGGCCAGTACCAGCCCACTTTCACTCCGGAATCTGTTCCCTGAAGTCTCCTACATAAAACTAAAAGATTGAGCTATATCTAGATTTCACCAATCAGTTTTCACCAAACTTGTATCAACACCCATGTCCTGCTGAATGTTGCTGCATGACAAATAACCCACAAGCAGTAATTTATCTTGGTTTCAATGTGCTGTGAAGTGAAAGCATCATTCAGTTTGACTAGTCAGGACAAGAGAGGAAAGGGGGAATAAGTGTGAAGCTGCACATCTTAATTTAAAGCGTTTGATATGCCTCCCAAAAAAAATGATTGTAATGGCACTACATTAAAGTTCCCCTGTTACTGCACACTTAACGTTGGCCCGTCAGATCCTATTGGACTCTAGACCAACATTTAAAAGCATTTTCCAGCTATTGCACACACAGACCCCAAAATAAAcatgttattttatttctttacaaaTTTTCAGTATAGAGTAGTGCatgcaagtttattaacaaatgtCAATGCTAGTTATTTGACAATAAGATGTCTTCATTCTGCTTTATAATGTCATCTCCACAGCAGTCCACATACAGATACAAGGTTTTCACTTTGGAGATCACCTTTCCTGTTAAGAGTTCTAGACTATCACATTAACATCGATTGAGCTCATGAGGTACACTAGCATCTTATCTGCTTGTAAAAATACATTGTTACATGTACGATACATATACTTTAGTGTATTAGACTGCACAAACAATGCAGGATATTTGCAACAAAGGAACACACTTTCTCCCCTCACCTCCCAATGTAAAAAGCTGAAGCCACTGAACCATTTTTTACTCTTGAGAGCAAAATAAATTTTGGATTGCGGCCGAGGAGCCAGTTCTGGTTTGGTACAGGAAACAGTTTTGCCTTAAATGAATAACTGCTAAATTgttatgcttttaaaatgtaaacagttCCATGCTTTGACTAATCTCAGAGCTACAGAGACATGCATCTCACCTGCCTTAATTAATCTGGTGCTAGCACCCCTTGTAGTGCATTTTTCAAGAGGTGCCATGATACACCTCCCCACAACCTGAGGTTCCTGATATTTCTGCAAGACCATTAGTCCCGGTGGATTTTACCCAGTGGACAGCACAGGTAAAGGGCTCAATGAGCTCTGATTAGGGAGAGTCTTATGGTATTAATATTCAAGGATCTTCTTTTAAATAATACAACCAGTAAATGCTTAGTTTGCAGCAGCATGCTCTGGGTGCTACTAgccatttaaaaaggaaacacgGGACCTTCCACGTGTGACTGCTTTAAATCACAATTGATTTATCTAATCAGTTACTACTTAAAGTCACTAAAGGAAATTTTATATATGGGAAGGTATGCATTACGCCCTGTGCTTTTACTCAGAATGAAACAAAGCTTAAAGAGCCTACTTTTGACTTTCAGGCAGTAATGTTACTTATGCctcttgagattttaaaaaatggcataaGTAACTTATTTAGGCAAAACTACAAAGATTGTTCTGTCATATAAGAGTTTGCATTTTCATATTCACTGATCAATAAAATTTGCATGCTAGTGCTAGCATGGTCTGTTTTAACCATTTGCTCTATTTTATCTAAAATTACACAC encodes:
- the MRPS25 gene encoding 28S ribosomal protein S25, mitochondrial encodes the protein MPMKGRFPIRRTLQYLAQGEIVFKSAVKVMTVNYNTRGELSEGARKFVFFNIPQIQYKNPWVQIMMFKNMTPSPFLRFYLDSGEQVLVDVEDKSNKEIVEHVKKILGKSEETLQKEEQEKKQLSHPATFGSKKYHLRECMCEIEGQIPCPGLVPLPKEMTGKYKAAMKEKATS